One window of the Saccopteryx bilineata isolate mSacBil1 chromosome 2, mSacBil1_pri_phased_curated, whole genome shotgun sequence genome contains the following:
- the DNAJB5 gene encoding dnaJ homolog subfamily B member 5 isoform X2, producing MFKIQLEPLKLRAWTLNGFVKFRNKETSAGPVAVMGKDYYKILGIPSGANEDEIKKAYRKMALKYHPDKNKEPNAEEKFKEIAEAYDVLSDPKKRGLYDQYGEEGLKTGGGSSGGSSGSFHYTFHGDPHATFASFFGGSNPFDIFFASSRSTRPFSGFDPDDMDVDDDEDPFGAFGRFGFNGLSRGPRRAPEPLYSRRKVQDPPVVHELRVSLEEIYHGSTKRMKITRRRLNPDGRTVRTEDKILHIVIKRGWKEGTKITFPKEGDATPDNIPADIVFVLKDKPHAHFRRDGTNVLYSALISLKEALCGCTVNIPTIDGRVIPLPCNDVIKPGTVKRLRGEGLPFPKVPTQRGDLIVEFKVRFPDRLTPQTRQILRQHLPCS from the exons AAACAAGGAGACCAGTGCCGGTCCAGTGGCTGTGATGGGAAAGGATTATTACAAGATTCTTGGGATCCCATCGGGAGCCAACGAGGATGAGATCAAGAAAGCCTATCGAAAGATGGCTTTGAAGTACCACCCAGACAAGAACAAAGAACCCAACGCTGAGGAGAAGTTTAAGGAAATTGCAGAGGCCTATGATGTGCTGAGTGACCCTAAGAAACGGGGCCTGTATGACCAGTATGGGGAAGAAG GCCTGAAGACCGGCGGTGGTTCGTCAGGTGGCTCCAGTGGCTCCTTTCACTACACTTTCCATGGGGACCCCCATGCCACCTTTGCCTCCTTCTTTGGTGGCTCCAACCCCTTCGATATCTTCTTTGCCAGCAGTCGCTCCACTCGACCCTTCAGTGGTTTTGATCCAGATGACATGGATGTGGATGATGATGAGGACCCATTTGGCGCCTTCGGCCGCTTTGGCTTCAATGGGCTGAGCAGGGGTCCGAGGCGAGCTCCAGAACCACTGTACTCTCGGCGCAAAGTGCAGGACCCACCTGTGGTGCACGAGCTGAGGGTGTCCCTGGAAGAGATCTACCATGGCTCCACCAAGCGTATGAAGATCACAAGGCGACGCCTCAACCCTGATGGGCGAACTGTGCGCACTGAGGACAAGATCCTACACATTGTCATCAAGCGTGGCTGGAAGGAAGGCACCAAGATCACCTTCCCCAAAGAGGGTGATGCCACACCTGACAACATCCCTGCCGACATAGTCTTTGTGCTTAAAGATAAGCCCCATGCACACTTCCGCCGAGATGGTACCAACGTGCTCTACAGTGCCCTGATCAGCCTCAAGGAG GCGCTGTGTGGCTGTACCGTGAACATTCCCACCATTGATGGTCGAGTGATCCCTTTGCCCTGCAATGATGTCATCAAGCCAGGCACCGTGAAGAGACTCCGTGGGGAGGGCCTGCCCTTCCCTAAAGTGCCCACACAGCGGGGAGACCTCATTGTCGAATTCAAAGTTCGCTTCCCAGACAGACTAACACCACAGACACGACAGATCCTTAGGCAGCACCTGCCCTGTTCCTAG
- the DNAJB5 gene encoding dnaJ homolog subfamily B member 5 isoform X3: protein MGKDYYKILGIPSGANEDEIKKAYRKMALKYHPDKNKEPNAEEKFKEIAEAYDVLSDPKKRGLYDQYGEEGLKTGGGSSGGSSGSFHYTFHGDPHATFASFFGGSNPFDIFFASSRSTRPFSGFDPDDMDVDDDEDPFGAFGRFGFNGLSRGPRRAPEPLYSRRKVQDPPVVHELRVSLEEIYHGSTKRMKITRRRLNPDGRTVRTEDKILHIVIKRGWKEGTKITFPKEGDATPDNIPADIVFVLKDKPHAHFRRDGTNVLYSALISLKEALCGCTVNIPTIDGRVIPLPCNDVIKPGTVKRLRGEGLPFPKVPTQRGDLIVEFKVRFPDRLTPQTRQILRQHLPCS, encoded by the exons ATGGGAAAGGATTATTACAAGATTCTTGGGATCCCATCGGGAGCCAACGAGGATGAGATCAAGAAAGCCTATCGAAAGATGGCTTTGAAGTACCACCCAGACAAGAACAAAGAACCCAACGCTGAGGAGAAGTTTAAGGAAATTGCAGAGGCCTATGATGTGCTGAGTGACCCTAAGAAACGGGGCCTGTATGACCAGTATGGGGAAGAAG GCCTGAAGACCGGCGGTGGTTCGTCAGGTGGCTCCAGTGGCTCCTTTCACTACACTTTCCATGGGGACCCCCATGCCACCTTTGCCTCCTTCTTTGGTGGCTCCAACCCCTTCGATATCTTCTTTGCCAGCAGTCGCTCCACTCGACCCTTCAGTGGTTTTGATCCAGATGACATGGATGTGGATGATGATGAGGACCCATTTGGCGCCTTCGGCCGCTTTGGCTTCAATGGGCTGAGCAGGGGTCCGAGGCGAGCTCCAGAACCACTGTACTCTCGGCGCAAAGTGCAGGACCCACCTGTGGTGCACGAGCTGAGGGTGTCCCTGGAAGAGATCTACCATGGCTCCACCAAGCGTATGAAGATCACAAGGCGACGCCTCAACCCTGATGGGCGAACTGTGCGCACTGAGGACAAGATCCTACACATTGTCATCAAGCGTGGCTGGAAGGAAGGCACCAAGATCACCTTCCCCAAAGAGGGTGATGCCACACCTGACAACATCCCTGCCGACATAGTCTTTGTGCTTAAAGATAAGCCCCATGCACACTTCCGCCGAGATGGTACCAACGTGCTCTACAGTGCCCTGATCAGCCTCAAGGAG GCGCTGTGTGGCTGTACCGTGAACATTCCCACCATTGATGGTCGAGTGATCCCTTTGCCCTGCAATGATGTCATCAAGCCAGGCACCGTGAAGAGACTCCGTGGGGAGGGCCTGCCCTTCCCTAAAGTGCCCACACAGCGGGGAGACCTCATTGTCGAATTCAAAGTTCGCTTCCCAGACAGACTAACACCACAGACACGACAGATCCTTAGGCAGCACCTGCCCTGTTCCTAG